In Salmo salar chromosome ssa03, Ssal_v3.1, whole genome shotgun sequence, a single genomic region encodes these proteins:
- the LOC106568432 gene encoding guanine nucleotide-binding protein G(I)/G(S)/G(O) subunit gamma-13, with amino-acid sequence MDEMDLPQMKKEVESLKYQLAFKREKSSKTVTDMVKWIEDGVPEDPFLNPELMKNNPWVEKGKCVLL; translated from the exons ATGGATGAGATGGATCTACCCCAGATGAAGAAGGAAGTGGAGAGCCTGAAATACCAACTGGCCTTCAAGAGAGAGAAGTCTTCCAAGACAGTCACtga CATGGTGAAGTGGATCGAGGACGGCGTACCCGAGGACCCCTTCCTGAACCCTGAACTCATGAAGAACAACCCCTGGGTGGAAAAGGGAAAGTGTGTCCTGTTGTAG